A genome region from Anopheles stephensi strain Indian chromosome 2, UCI_ANSTEP_V1.0, whole genome shotgun sequence includes the following:
- the LOC118503063 gene encoding probable cytochrome P450 9f2 yields the protein MEIDLMILMPLVAILGFIYYYITKNNKYFHDKPIPSLATEPLFGSTRRLMMKQTSFSDFIVDIYNKFPLVKVFGMVDTMQPVFVVRDPELIKKIGVKDFDYFVNHRPVFGNNEDSHSTALFSKTLIAMNDQRWRDMRATLSPAFTGSKMRQMFDLIVECSTNMAKYYKEEIRNNGGRAQEHEMKDVFTRYANDVIATCAFGIKVDSLKNADNDFYMNGKKMMAFNRPIVVIKMIGFRLAPKLMSFFSLDLFDREQSDFFVEIIRDTLKTRDAHGIVRPDMVHLLMQARKGAAGKQQREEEDREEVKGFAAVEESDVGKTGKGVQMTELELVAQCLIFFLAGFDTVSTCLTFLAYELTINRDVQDKLYEEIRATSNALGGGPLTYDAIQGMQYMDMVVSEALRMWSPAPATDRVCVRDYVVDDGDRLKFTIDKGTVVFFPVAGLHRDPQYYPNPDKFDPERFNEQNRDKINPFTYLPFGIGPRNCIGSRFALMEVKAIVYYMLLEFSFERTPNTQVPLQLAKGFAGMRSEKGVHVEFRPRKKDN from the exons ATGGAGATCGATCTGATGATACTGATGCCGCTGGTGGCGATCCTCGGCTTCATCTACTACTACATCACGAAGAATAATAAGTATTTTCACGACAAACCGATACCGTCGTTGGCGACCGAACCACTGTTCGGGAGCACACGACGGCTGATGATGAAGCAGACTTCGTTCAGTGATTTTATCGTCGATATTTACAACAAGTTTCCGCTGGTTAA AGTCTTCGGTATGGTGGACACTATGCAGCCCGTGTTTGTGGTGCGCGATCCCGAGCTGATCAAAAAGATTGGTGTGAAAGATTTCGACTACTTCGTCAACCACCGGCCAGTATTCGGTAACAACGAAGATTCACACAGTACGGCGCTGTTCAGCAAGACGCTGATTGCGATGAACGATCAACGGTGGCGCGACATGAGAGCCACACTCAGCCCTGCCTTTACCGGGAGCAAGATGCGTCAGATGTTCGATCTGATCGTCGAGTGCAGTACCAACATGGCGAAGTACTACAAGGAGGAGATCCGCAACAATGGCGGCCGGGCGCAGGAGCACGAGATGAAGGATGTGTTTACGCGGTACGCCAACGACGTCATAGCGACGTGTGCGTTCGGCATCAAGGTGGACTCGCTCAAGAACGCGGACAACGATTTCTACATGAACGGCAAGAAGATGATGGCGTTCAACCGACCGATCGTGGTCATCAAAATGATCGGATTTCGGCTGGCGCCGAAGCTGATGAGCTTTTTCAGCTTGGATCTGTTCGATCGCGAGCAGAGCGATTTTTTCGTCGAGATCATCCGGGATACGCTCAAGACGCGGGATGCGCACGGTATCGTGCGTCCGGACATGGTGCACTTGCTGATGCAGGCACGCAAGGGTGCCGCCGGGAAGCAGCAGCGCGAGGAAGAAGATCGTGAAGAGGTGAAAGGTTTCGCGGCCGTAGAAGAGTCGGACGTGGGCAAAACTGGCAAGGGTGTGCAGATGACCGAGCTGGAGCTGGTGGCCCAGTGTTTGATCTTCTTCCTGGCCGGGTTTGACACCGTCTCAACGTGTCTGACGTTCCTCGCCTACGAGCTCACCATCAACAGAGACGTCCAGGACAAGCTGTACGAGGAGATCCGCGCGACGAGCAATGCGCTTGGCGGAGGTCCGCTCACGTACGACGCGATCCAGGGCATGCAGTACATGGACATGGTGGTGTCGGAGGCACTGCGCATGTGGAGCCCGGCACCCGCCACCGATCGGGTGTGCGTGCGCGACTACGTGGTGGATGATGGCGATCGGCTCAAGTTTACCATCGACAAGGGCACGGTGGTGTTTTTCCCAGTTGCCGGACTGCACCGCGACCCGCAGTACTACCCGAACCCGGACAAGTTCGATCCGGAGCGGTTCAACGAGCAAAACCGCGACAAAATTAACCCATTCACCTACCTGCCGTTCGGTATCGGGCCGCGCAACTGCATCGGTTCGCGGTTCGCGCTGATGGAAGTCAAAGCCATCGTCTACTACATGCTGCTGGAATTCTCGTTCGAAAGAACGCCCAACACCCAGGTACCGCTGCAGCTGGCCAAGGGGTTTGCCGGCATGCGCAGCGAGAAGGGGGTGCACGTGGAGTTCCGGCCGAGAAAGAAAGACAATTAA
- the LOC118503059 gene encoding uncharacterized protein LOC118503059, translating to MEEETVNHLTNSQSTAKTMADRGVMSPGYCTFPRPPSSTNARLSSVAEHTERQQVLDRDANHAGHFYTLRPAKMGGVGGRLNPVVGSFRKVPTTEDLAESNRSLLYQQNMSTFENFCERRNSEQRLQPHRAGGEEEVEEDESAELAGPDSLGNFCTLRKVRRSRSGSDSVTSAQQSDASRRPLGGAYCTLKKKKLQLNRKFVESFLEDPNAKVVDYLSELDAYLDEMDDELCGDVDDGDSACEDHCLEQNLPALDSKCESAREEEEQAGESLQYYQTEVRGEVSEECAMTANDVYQEDRIKFGDIKHFCTLPKQKRTQFLDAFKRGASMRRSVASQPKATDEPVTIRDEKIVCEKSSESGDTSNGQTSTATLPRYGQSPSNDAPHHQHHHPSWHRHSMRKKHLIELPEQEIFELPASSNVASEPSMSADSNESLPDTNDLSSITTLPMDEVPTASGTLGVVPSLVVALPPSPVPSFIEHRDGIVASAPPASNSSSPPPQLLETDVDMVVQERPRQAGRRAQSQPRIGSITVVRDATTNELIIHANSVTGSPTAPPLEDLRSSYQAHHHHGRYAGESESSSIGSSRNPSPVSLLSTTTTCSSIASGIDNANDRAHRSVSETPHDGSTELGSTPFAEGSTVVSSIAAVRSSAPDRRLRDSSDLHSRSTNASSTAAQVTQAEEPSSTAEDRTAATGEEESDVEAVGSPQRGSSRRSDGRPKARWPHAISRSLATTFCTLGLFNISRFAVFSVHFGANFVVQFLIFSLLFGIPMLWLQMVLGARIRGGPVTMWRISPICKGIGIALLLAQALVTLYSAISLAWVLVYFRDAFIMRNEKYRWQEPFELYRGVGQDNQSYRLPDTVADYFNGVVLQRYYLAHQAASVPAGYGARNSPPAPAPSRTGGIGAIRFQLAFNMAILWTLVFVALCRGIRSLGKIVIGVFLGAFVGLAIVCAKFLTFINYDSVQNIFPATDWQDFFLNSRSWTSAAQETFLTWGLLGVSVYAINCRSNRKGSCNVRTRRELRRDAFLVAFITLAVLILAAILGSACVQILNSRGYYYFPGSYENLGTNVFLRPANQPLPPQHATMPNRWLIRYSTVTGESFKRSYADPNRESGYQALRLVTELFPAALAAATPEHIAPVWGLVGYLALVLFGLGQLCVMWKPVAGAIGDAPSSILLSCVTGLLLGMPLATEGGIHIVHYLDTILGAAWWVLLLWIGHILALFLVRGRPFTSDILVNDLQILQSFSAFVAFAWNFLLPIGLIFMCIVQYRLSNSAALFNWSSTGPATMAVGANNYWPLWARQVGGFVQVSFLLLVPIVMVIQIYRYLCRGPPDILDRVDLLLRPPIDGDTSNSIRAMHARRAAVSLPLQRSTAASAGRDGSEPTITLAMDSRSVRDADDAPPKYTPPPSYTTATGARIAKLLRNSIRRSVRRLIGESSGGAAPTIRQRAALPQTASTEAQAANPSTGDELPPPDYCSALQLRSGAAPYLSTAPGLELNHHQNPTAAPRILYNSATLGSGRRYRSLNATGDSTPSQHPQPNFTASDVRQILRPGNNQPACFTQTLRNTLLRRGHSMENLVLAAAPLGDSSIITLHGDDNDGNDDESQGGNRVSSNARDSVI from the exons ATGGAGGAGGAAACTGTAAATCATCTCACAAATTCACAATCAACAGCCAAAACGATGGCGGACCGTGGTGTGATGAGCCCGGGCTATTGCACCTTCCCGAGACCACCGTCCTCTACCAACGCCAGGCTGTCATCGGTGGCAGAGCATACCGAGCGTCAGCAGGTGCTGGATCGGGATGCAAACCACGCCGGACACTTCTACACATTACGGCCAGCAAAGAtgggtggtgttggtgggcgTTTAAATCCGGTGGTGGGAAGTTTTCGGAAAGTACCGACCACGGAAGACCTTGCCGAATCGAACCGCAGCTTACTGTACCAGCAGAACATGAGCACGTTCGAGAACTTCTGCGAGCGGCGCAACAGTGAGCAGCGACTGCAACCGCACCGTGCTGGtggggaggaggaggtggaggaggaTGAGTCGGCTGAACTGGCTGGTCCGGACAGTTTGGGCAATTTCTGCACCCTGCGTAAGGTGCGAAGATCGCGTAGTGGAAGTGACAGTGTGACATCCGCGCAACAGTCCGACGCAAGTCGTCGCCCGCTCGGCGGTGCGTACTGTacgttgaagaagaaaaagctgcAATTGAATCGAAAGTTTGTGGAAAGCTTCCTGGAAGACCCGAACGCGAAGGTGGTGGATTATCTGTCCGAGTTGGATGCGTACCTCGACGAGATGGATGATGAGCTGTGCGGTGATGTGGATGATGGTGATAGTGCGTGTGAGGATCACTGCTTGGAGCAGAATCTGCCCGCTCTGGATAGCAAGTGTGAGAGTGCTCGTGAAGAGGAAGAGCAAGCTGGAGAAAGTTTACAGTATTACCAAACCGAGGTGCGTGGTGAGGTTAGTGAGGAGTGTGCGATGACGGCGAACGATGTGTATCAGGAGGATCGTATCAAGTTCGGTGACATCAAGCATTTCTGTACCCTTCCCAAACAGAAGCGTACACAGTTTCTGGATGCGTTTAAGCGTGGTGCGTCGATGCGTAGGTCGGTCGCAAGTCAGCCAAAAGCGACCGATGAACCGGTAACCATTCGGGATGAGAAGATCGTGTGTGAAAAATCGTCGGAAAGCGGGGACACCTCAAATG GCCAAACATCGACCGCCACCCTGCCACGATACGGCCAATCACCGAGCAATGACGCTccacatcatcagcatcatcaccccAGCTGGCATCGGCATTCGATGCGCAAGAAGCACCTGATAGAATTGCCGGAGCAGGAGATCTTCGAGCTTCCAGCGTCTTCCAATGTAGCTTCAGAACCTTCTATGAGTGCGGATAGCAATGAGTCTCTACCGGACACCAACGACTTGAGCTCCATCACAACCCTGCCAATGGATGAAGTGCCAACGGCTTCGGGAACGCTTGGCGTAGTCCCCTCCTTGGTAGTTGCATTACCTCCCTCTCCGGTGCCGTCGTTTATAGAACACCGGGACGGGATAGTGGCATCCGCGCCTCCCGCCTCCAACTCCTCTTCTCCTCCACCGCAACTGCTCGAAACCGATGTGGATATGGTCGTACAGGAGCGGCCAAGACAGGCAGGACGGCGGGCGCAGTCCCAACCACGGATCGGATCGATAACGGTCGTGCGGGATGCGACGACGAACGAGCTCATCATACATGCGAACAGTGTGACAGGATCTCCGACGGCACCTCCATTAGAAGACCTAAGATCATCGTACCAGGCACATCATCACCATGGCCGATACGCGGGCGAATCGGAGAGCAGTTCGATTGGCAGTTCACGCAACCCGAGCCCGGTGTCGCTGCTATCTACGACAACCACATGCAGCTCGATAGCATCGGGCATTGATAACGCTAACGACAG GGCACACCGAAGCGTATCGGAGACTCCGCACGATGGATCTACGGAATTGGGCAGCACCCCGTTTGCTGAGGGTTCTACCGTTGTCAGCTCTATCGCTGCCGTCCGCTCATCCGCCCCCGACCGAAGACTCCGTGACTCGTCGGATCTGCACAGTCGCAGCACAAACGCCTCCTCCACAGCAGCACAAGTGACGCAGGCCGAAGAACCATCGAGTACAGCGGAAGATCGTACAGCCGCGACCGGTGAAGAGGAGTCGGACGTGGAAGCAGTCGGTAGTCCGCAACGGGGCAGCAGCCGCCGCAGCGATGGTCGACCGAAGGCACGCTGGCCGCACGCCATCTCGCGCTCACTGGCGACCACCTTCTGCACGCTGGGGCTGTTCAACATCTCACGCTTTGCCGTGTTCAGCGTCCATTTCGGGGCCAACTTTGTGGTGCAGTTTCTGATCTTCTCGCTCCTGTTCGGCATACCGATGCTGTGGCTGCAGATGGTGCTTGGTGCGCGCATTCGTGGCGGTCCCGTCACGATGTGGCGCATCAGCCCAATATGTAAGGGTATCGGAATAGCGCTGCTGCTCGCCCAAGCCCTCGTCACGCTCTACTCGGCAATCTCGCTGGCCTGGGTGCTGGTGTACTTCCGGGACGCGTTCATCATGCGCAACGAAAAGTATCGCTGGCAGGAACCGTTTGAGCTGTACCGAGGCGTCGGACAGGACAATCAGTCCTACCGACTGCCGGACACGGTTGCGGACTACTTTAACGGGGTCGTCCTGCAGCGCTACTATCTCGCACACCAGGCTGCCTCGGTTCCGGCAGGCTACGGTGCTCGCAACTCACCGCCAGCCCCTGCACCATCGCGCACCGGCGGCATCGGAGCAATACGCTTCCAGCTCGCGTTCAATATGGCCATCCTCTGGACGCTGGTGTTTGTGGCACTCTGTCGTGGCATACGCTCGCTGGGAAAGATCGTCATCGGCGTGTTTCTCGGCGCATTCGTTGGCCTCGCCATCGTCTGCGCAAAGTTCCTCACGTTCATCAACTACGACAGCGTGCAGAACATCTTCCCGGCAACTGATTGGCAGGACTTCTTTCTCAACTCGCGCAGCTGGACTAGTGCAGCCCAGGAAACATTCCTAACGTGGGGCCTGctcggtgtgtctgtgtacgCAATCAACTGTCGAAGTAATCGGAAGGGAAGCTGTAACGTGCGGACGCGTCGAGAGCTGCGTCGTGACGCGTTTCTGGTCGCGTTCATCACGCTTGCGGTGCTGATACTGGCCGCCATATTGGGCAGTGCTTGTGTGCAGATACTGAACAGCCGTGGGTACTACTACTTTCCGGGATCGTACG AAAATCTGGGCACAAACGTTTTCCTGCGGCCAGCAAATCAACCACTCCCGCCCCAACACGCCACCATGCCCAACCGTTGGCTCATCCGCTACTCGACCGTTACCGGGGAAAGCTTCAAACGCTCGTATGCCGACCCGAACCGCGAATCCGGTTACCAGGCGCTGCGCCTCGTCACCGAGCTGTTCCCGGCCGCCCTAGCCGCCGCTACACCGGAACACATTGCACCGGTATGGGGGCTGGTCGGCTACCTggcactggttctgttcggaTTGGGTCAGCTGTGCGTGATGTGGAAACCGGTTGCCGGCGCTATCGGCGATGCCCCATCCTCCATCTTGCTCAGCTGCGTGACGGGCCTTCTGCTCGGCATGCCGTTGGCGACCGAAGGTGGCATTCACATCGTGCACTATCTCGACACGATCCTCGGTGCGGCGTGGTGGGTTCTATTGCTCTGGATCGGCCACATTCTGGCGCTGTTCCTAGTGCGCGGTCGTCCATTCACGA GTGACATTCTAGTCAACGATCTGCAGATACTGCAATCATTTTCGGCGTTTGTAGCATTCGCTTGGAACTTCCTGCTGCCGATCGGGCTTATCTTCATGTGCATCGTGCAGTATCGGCTGTCTAACAGTGCCGCACTGTTCAACTGGTCGTCCACGGGACCTGCAACGATGGCAGTGGGAGCGAACAACTACTGGCCACTGTGGGCCCGCCAGGTCGGCGGTTTCGTGCAGGTTAGCTTCCTGCTGCTAGTGCCGATCGTAATGGTGATACAGATCTATCGCTATCTTTGCCGCGGTCCACCCGACATACTGGAC CGCGTCGATTTGTTGCTTAGACCGCCAATAGATGGCGACACTAGCAACTCCATCCGTGCGATGCATGCGCGCCGTGCAGCAGTCTCGTTGCCACTGCAACGCAGTACCGCTGCCAGTGCTGGTCGTGACGGTTCCGAACCGACCATTACCCTCGCCATGGATTCACGATCGGTGCGTGACGCTGATGATGCGCCGCCAAAGTACACACCACCGCCCTCatacaccaccgccaccggtgCCCGCATTGCTAAGCTGTTGCGCAACAGCATCCGGCGAAGTGTGCGTCGCCTGATCGGAGAATCGAGCGGAGGTGCCGCACCGACGATCCGGCAACGTGCCGCACTGCCTCAAACCGCTTCGACCGAGGCGCAGGCGGCCAATCCCTCTACCGGCGATGAACTGCCACCGCCGGACTACTGTTCCGCGCTGCAACTCAGGAGTGGGGCCGCTCCCTATCTCAGCACGGCCCCAGGACTTGAGctaaaccaccaccaaaatcCAACCGCTGCGCCACGCATCCTCTACAACTCAGCCACACTCGGCAGTGGTCGAAGGTATCGCTCACTGAACGCAACGGGAGATTCGACACCTTCACAACACCCACAGCCCAACTTCACCGCATCCGATGTGCGGCAGATACTGCGACCGGGCAACAATCAGCCAGCATGCTTCACGCAAACGCTACGGAACACACTGCTGCGTCGCGGACACTCGATGGAAAATCTCGTCCTAGCCGCAGCGCCGCTCGGAGACTCAAGTATCATCACACTGCACGGGGACGACAATGACGGCAACGATGATGAATCACAGGGTGGCAATCGGGTCTCGAGCAATGCTCGCGATTCGGTGATATAG
- the LOC118503060 gene encoding helicase POLQ-like: protein MSKSATNKLGNRSFRVPATVLAPKTRRGLQPLDGRPSPATSNVRPPVAVRTTKRRDDTIQLMDMDNTLLNAVDLDSIERPRITSAAPPAITTTTTRARSPSLISSRVALSAQMKRSHSLGAAQDKMAASTPKRRKSTAGGRTIFVLQMSMDGEELEGGEQEENVSTNRSSITKDSGCSERKTINTGFEDEDDEDYLLDVMIPCGQQQQQEQEQQPETTDHFIRDKLRRLSSVQGAPPSQLCVEDHAFEVYTNRAICSQYMRLDQTVVDEGVEKIDPVFGSQRDAVCHTSPLLSSSLRVAHDSEQHRLQVSEVQRIFANCERTLLDLTNIVPEGGSGSGGSPQPKISSSLAAINWDEEIHQPAIAPPSIGPPRVSSLFLEKGPFYGLPNTVRRILHDFRGIDGLYDWQRECLALPAIQERRNLIYALPTSGGKTLVAEILMLREIICRLRNVLFIVPYVSLAQEKMIALSPFALELQFLLEEYSGGKGQCPPRKRRKKNTIFVCTIEKALLLMDSLVQAGRANEIGLIVIDELHMIGEQRRGACLEMLITKVLVLRAGIQIVGMSATIGNLTEVARFMLADVYSRDFRPVELKEYVKCGEDMYEVRSREQAGHAENVFGEKRALEFPDCAEELRRIDTDHVVRLILEVIPDSSCLVFCPTKSKCESLCAMLANHLPPRLAEHRADEREQIIRALKEDGSIAPILPLAFRVGVAYHHAGLTQDERRTIEDAYRAGILSLIVCTSTLAAGVNLPARRVIIRSPYIGNSFLTLSRYKQMVGRAGRAGFGETGDSILICTQRDIPQVCEMLCAPMDVAESSLLADDRAHFKSLILSAIGLELCETREALQALVRCTLLAQQATRRSIDLEAVTDETIVQLYQGNAIKARHDSCLRNPPNMLVEIESDKETQTLAAKSAGSAQYESSAAGPVFVRVHKAAAHPGKVVKTIQRTSPLEVNRLGKAAIRAGFDMERAVRFYDEMKTLGERLCVLDEYDLLHLILLEDGREVQMKQDDFIILVNQFTNEQLKIAERYGINNGLIAKILTRRSTSGDTQYRMMRFIRLLIVHELWKQTALQDVAHRYHVNAGSLQTLMTSTAGTAYSLLRMCEEIPELWAFKHLLTGMTERLTHYCTLELLPLLELPSVKLGRAKQLFRAGYTTLASIARAKSKELVETIEHLNYRSANQLILSAKAKLMEEVDALREQAEEYLSQLNR, encoded by the exons ATGTCGAAAAGTGCGACCAACAAACTGGGCAACCGTAGCTTCCGGGTACCGGCAACCGTGTTGGCTCCGAAGACGCGGCGAGGTTTACAGCCGCTAGATGGACGACCGAGTCCGGCAACATCCAATGTACGGCCACCGGTCGCCGTTCGGACGACGAAGCGGCGTGATGATACGATCCAGCTAATGGACATGGATAATACGCTGCTCAATGCGGTCGATTTGGATAGCATCGAGAGGCCGCGGATCACATCGGCGGCTCCACcggccatcaccaccaccaccactagaGCGCGATCACCGTCGCTCATTTCGTCCCGCGTTGCGCTGAGCGCTCAAATGAAGCGATCACATTCGTTGGGAG CGGCCCAGGACAAAATGGCGGCCAGCACTCCGAAGCGCCGAAAATCGACCGCAGGAGGACGGACCATCTTTGTCCTGCAGATGAGCATGGACGGAGAGGAGCTGGAAGGTGGCGAGCAGGAAGAGAACGTCTCTACCAATCGTTCCAGCATTACGAAGGATAGTGGTTGCTCGGAACGGAAGACCATCAACACCGGGTTCGAGGATGAGGACGACGAGGACTATCTGCTGGATGTGATGATTCCgtgtgggcagcagcagcagcaggagcaagAGCAGCAACCCGAAACTACCGATCATTTCATCCGCGATAAGCTTCGACGGCTGAGCAGCGTTCAAGGCGCGCCGCCATCACAGCTCTGTGTCGAAGATCACGCATTTGAGGTGTACACAAACCGTGCCATCTGCTCGCAGTATATGAGACTCGATCAAACCGTGGTGGATGAGGGCGTGGAGAAGATTGATCCAGTATTCGGATCCCAGCGTGATGCTGTCTGCCATACGTCCCCGTTGTTGAGTTCGTCGTTGCGGGTTGCGCACGACAGCGAGCAGCATCGGCTGCAGGTGAGCGAAGTGCAGCGTATTTTTGCCAACTGCGAACGGACACTGCTCGACCTGACGAATATCGTCCCGGAAGGGGGCAGCGGCAGTGGTGGTTCGCCGCAGCCCAAGATTTCGTCGAGCCTGGCAGCGATCAACTGGGACGAGGAGATCCATCAGCCGGCGATTGCACCGCCGTCCATCGGTCCGCCCCGGGTTTCCTCGCTCTTCCTCGAGAAGGGTCCGTTTTACGGGTTACCCAACACCGTCCGACGAATCTTACATGACTTCCGCGGTATAGATGGTCTTTACGATTGGCAGCGCGAATGTCTTGCACTGCCAGCGATACAGGAGCGCAGGAATCTCATCTACGCACTGCCTACCAGCGGTGGTAAAACGTTGGTCGCCGAAATACTGATGCTGCGGGAGATTATCTGCCGGCTGCGGAACGTGCTGTTTATTGTGCCGTACGTGTCGCTGGCGCAGGAAAAAATGATCGCCCTCAGTCCGTTTGCGCTGGAGCTGCAGTTCCTGCTGGAGGAGTACAGCGGAGGCAAGGGACAGTGTCCGCCCCGCAAGCGACGCAAGAAGAACACGATCTTTGTGTGCACGATCGAGAAAGCGTTGCTGCTGATGGATTCCTTGGTGCAAGCGGGTCGTGCGAACGAAATCGGGCTGATCGTGATCGATGAGCTGCACATGATCGGTGAACAGCGTCGTGGCGCCTGTCTGGAGATGCTCATCACGaaggtgctggtgctgcgtgCCGGCATCCAGATCGTGGGCATGAGCGCTACCATCGGCAACCTTACGGAGGTGGCCCGGTTTATGCTGGCGGATGTTTACAGCCGTGATTTTCGCCCGGTTGAGCTGAAGGAGTACGTCAAGTGTGGGGAAGATATGTACGAGGTGCGCAGCCGGGAACAGGCGGGCCACGCGGAGAATGTTTTCGGCGAAAAGCGGGCGCTCGAGTTCCCGGATTGTGCCGAAGAATTGCGGCGCATCGATACGGATCATGTGGTGCGGCTGATACTGGAGGTGATTCCCGACAGCTCGTGCCTGGTGTTTTGTCCcaccaaaagcaaatgtgAGAGTTTGTGTGCGATGTTGGCGAACCATCTGCCGCCTCGGTTAGCAGAGCACAGGGCGGACGAGAGGGAGCAGATCATCCGAGCCCTTAAAGAAGATGGTTCGATTGCGCCGATTCTTCCGCTAGCGTTCCGTGTCGGTGTGGCGTACCATCATGCCGGGCTAACGCAGGACGAGCGTCGCACGATCGAGGATGCGTATCGTGCCGGAATCCTTTCGCTGATCGTGTGCACCTCAACGCTCGCCGCTGGGGTAAATCTTCCGGCGCGGCGTGTCATCATACGCTCGCCATACATCGGGAACAGCTTCCTCACGCTCAGCCGCTACAAGCAGATGGTGGGACGTGCGGGTCGGGCCGGTTTCGGCGAAACGGGTGATTCGATCCTGATCTGCACCCAGCGCGATATACCGCAGGTGTGTGAGATGCTTTGCGCCCCGATGGACGTAGCCGAATCGTCACTGTTAGCCGATGATCGTGCGCACTTCAAGTCGCTCATACTTAGCGCCATCGGGCTGGAGCTTTGCGAGACGCGGGAAGCATTGCAGGCACTCGTGCGATGCACCCTGCTAGCACAGCAAGCCACTCGACGGTCCATCGATCTCGAAGCGGTCACGGACGAAACGATCGTCCAGCTCTACCAAGGCAACGCGATCAAGGCGCGACATGACAGTTGCCTGCGCAATCCTCCCAACATGCTGGTGGAAATTGAATCCGACAAAGAAACGCAAACTCTAGCGGCGAAATCGGCTGGCAGCGCACAGTACGAAAGCTCCGCCGCCGGACCGGTGTTTGTCCGGGTGcacaaagcagcagcacacccGGGGAAGGTAGTTAAAACGATTCAGCGAACCAGTCCGCTGGAAGTGAATCGGCTTGGGAAGGCAGCAATCCGGGCGGGATTCGATATGGAGCGAGCCGTTCGATTTTACGACGAGATGAAGACGCTTGGCGAGCGTTTGTGCGTGCTGGACGAGTACGACCTGCTTCATTTGATTCTGCTCGAGGATGGTCGCGAGGTGCAGATGAAGCAGGATGATTTCATCATCTTG GTAAACCAATTTACAAACGAGCAACTGAAGATCGCTGAACGATACGGTATCAACAACGGGCTGATTGCCAAGATTCTTACGCGCCGGTCAACGTCCGGTGACACGCAGTACAGAATGATGCGCTTCATCCGGCTGCTCATCGTGCACGAGCTGTGGAAACAAACCGCACTGCAGGATGTGGCCCACCGGTACCACGTGAACGCTGGCTCGCTGCAAACACTGATGACCAGCACGGCTGGTACGGCTTACAGTCTGCTGCGGATGTGCGAGGAGATCCCGGAGCTGTGGGCCTTCAAGCACCTGCTGACGGGTATGACGGAGCGATTGACACACTATTGCACGCTGGAGTTGCTTCCACTGCTAGAGCTACCTTCGGTGAAGCTG GGTCGCGCCAAGCAGCTGTTCCGTGCAGGGTACACCACACTAGCATCAATCGCCCGTGCCAAATCGAAGGAGCTGGTCGAAACGATCGAACATCTCAACTACCGCTCCGCGAATCAATTGATCCTTAGCGCGAAG GCCAAACTGATGGAAGAGGTCGACGCGCTACGCGAACAGGCGGAGGAGTATCTTTCCCAGCTGAACCGTTAG